One genomic window of Luteitalea pratensis includes the following:
- a CDS encoding class I SAM-dependent RNA methyltransferase, whose product MVDDTFVLTLEKPVAGGRSLARLDGRVVLVSGGIPGERVRVAMERSGKGVAFARVVDVEEASPDRVVPSLDPQCGGLAFAHVAYDRQLALKRAIVEDALGRIGRLRGLPAIDAVGSPSREWRLRARLHAHGAHVGFYREGTHSLCDPAPSGQLAAGLIALAQDTMTRLRPELSRAVEAVVVSQTVRGDQQAMHLELSRPLPRHGEVWVAQPPPDCTGVSAGLVSSRHPTVLHGYPWLRESLQALGVSGASDDAGLLRHAAAFFQGNRSLLPRLVAHVLAAVPADTPVVDLYAGVGLFGIAAAAAGVASVTAVEGDAVSAEDLVANALPYGGRVRAVRGDVETFAGEEAARLANACVILDPPRTGLSPVVSAAIAAASPRRVIYVSCDPATLARDLQVLTAAGLRVDTLTVFDLFPLTAHVETVVTLTHEA is encoded by the coding sequence ATGGTTGACGACACATTCGTGCTGACACTGGAGAAGCCCGTGGCCGGCGGTCGATCACTCGCGCGGCTCGATGGACGCGTCGTCCTGGTGAGCGGCGGCATCCCGGGTGAGCGGGTGCGCGTGGCCATGGAACGATCGGGCAAGGGCGTGGCCTTCGCGCGCGTGGTCGACGTCGAGGAGGCCTCTCCCGACCGCGTCGTACCGAGCCTCGATCCGCAGTGCGGCGGCCTCGCGTTCGCGCACGTGGCCTACGACCGCCAACTCGCGCTGAAACGCGCCATCGTCGAGGATGCGCTCGGCCGCATCGGGCGCCTGCGTGGGCTGCCGGCGATCGATGCCGTTGGCTCGCCCTCACGGGAGTGGCGATTGCGGGCACGCTTGCATGCGCACGGCGCGCACGTCGGGTTCTACCGCGAGGGGACACATTCGCTGTGCGATCCCGCGCCATCGGGCCAACTCGCCGCAGGGTTGATCGCACTCGCGCAGGACACGATGACGCGCCTGCGGCCTGAACTGTCGCGCGCCGTCGAGGCGGTCGTCGTCTCGCAGACGGTGCGTGGCGACCAGCAGGCCATGCATCTCGAGCTGTCGCGTCCGCTGCCGCGGCATGGCGAGGTCTGGGTGGCTCAACCGCCGCCAGACTGCACGGGCGTGAGCGCCGGCCTCGTGTCTTCGCGGCACCCCACCGTGCTGCACGGATATCCCTGGCTGCGTGAGTCATTGCAGGCACTCGGTGTGTCCGGTGCCTCGGATGACGCCGGACTCCTGCGTCACGCGGCAGCGTTCTTCCAGGGCAACCGTTCATTGCTGCCACGCCTCGTGGCGCATGTGCTGGCCGCCGTCCCGGCCGACACGCCCGTCGTCGACCTGTATGCAGGTGTTGGCCTCTTCGGCATCGCCGCCGCTGCGGCAGGGGTCGCATCGGTGACGGCAGTCGAGGGTGACGCCGTGAGCGCCGAAGATCTGGTGGCCAATGCGCTGCCGTACGGCGGTCGGGTGCGCGCGGTGCGGGGAGATGTCGAGACGTTCGCGGGCGAGGAGGCGGCACGGCTCGCCAACGCGTGCGTGATTCTCGATCCCCCACGCACCGGCCTCTCGCCGGTCGTATCCGCCGCGATTGCTGCGGCCTCGCCACGACGGGTGATCTACGTATCGTGCGATCCGGCGACGCTCGCGCGTGACCTGCAGGTCCTGACTGCCGCTGGACTTCGCGTCGACACCCTCACCGTCTTCGATCTGTTCCCGCTCACCGCGCACGTCGAGACGGTCGTTACGTTGACCCACGAGGCGTAG
- the valS gene encoding valine--tRNA ligase: MSEASSPSPSYNVPEKPALEGLEAKWQPRWDADAVYRFDRTRPRDEVYSIDTPPPTVSGSLHVGHVFSYTHTDVIARYKRMRGFAVCYPMGWDDNGLPTERRVQNYFGVRCDPSLPYDPGFEPPATPGKQPISVSRPNFIELCTRLTEQDEQAFEHLWKYLGLSIDWSMTYATIGKRAQKISQLAFLRLLARGQAYQLEAPTLWDVDFRTAVAQAELEDREMPGAYHKIRFARADGQGFVEIDTTRPELIPACVALVAHPDDARYQPLFGTEVVTPLFGVKVPIRPHHLADPEKGTGIAMICTFGDLTDVIWWRELNLPVRSIIETNGTLRPIMFGGDTWPSIDPARAEQAYAPLVGRGASQARTRVVEQLKESGDLDGDPRPITHAVKFYEKGDRPLEIVTSRQWFIRTMNQREALIARGRTLEWHPAYMRARFENWVEGLNGDWCVSRQRFFGVPFPVWYPIAEDGTVRYDEPLLADEAQLPMDPSTDVPAGYEAGQRGVPGGFVGDPDVMDTWATSSLTPQIVGQWGEDANFFGRVFPLDLRPQAHDIIRTWLFSTVLRAHLEHDALPWKHASISGWVLDPDRKKMSKSKGNVVTPMGLLEEHGSDAVRYWAASGRPGADTAFDTGQMRVGRRLAIKLLNAAKFALARTEPIGAVTAPVDRGLVTRLATLVTDTTADLEEYNYTRALERTEQFFWDFCDNYLELVKARRYGDLGVDGAGSANAAMVVTLQTLLRLFAPFLPYVTEEVWSWWKEGSVHRATWPTAAEVLAAIDGAGDAAGDDALAMASWALGEIRRTKSEAKKPLRTPVVDFHVTAPAADLACFEAARADVAASGFVQRVRTSEGEARAATIELGELEPAPEVRA, encoded by the coding sequence ATGTCCGAGGCGTCGAGTCCGTCCCCGTCCTACAACGTTCCTGAGAAGCCGGCCCTCGAGGGCCTCGAAGCGAAATGGCAGCCCCGCTGGGATGCCGACGCCGTCTACCGGTTCGACCGGACGCGGCCGCGTGACGAGGTCTACAGCATCGACACGCCACCGCCCACCGTGAGCGGCTCGCTCCATGTGGGGCACGTCTTTTCCTACACGCACACCGACGTCATCGCGCGCTACAAGCGGATGCGCGGCTTCGCCGTCTGCTACCCGATGGGATGGGACGACAACGGCCTGCCGACCGAGCGCCGGGTGCAGAACTACTTCGGCGTGCGATGCGATCCGTCGCTGCCGTACGACCCAGGGTTCGAGCCGCCGGCGACGCCGGGCAAGCAGCCGATCTCGGTGTCGCGCCCGAACTTCATCGAATTGTGCACGCGCCTCACCGAGCAGGACGAACAGGCGTTCGAGCACCTCTGGAAGTACCTCGGTCTCTCGATCGACTGGTCGATGACCTACGCGACCATCGGCAAGCGCGCCCAGAAGATCTCGCAGTTGGCGTTCCTCCGCCTGCTTGCCAGGGGCCAGGCGTACCAGCTCGAAGCGCCGACGCTGTGGGACGTGGACTTCCGGACGGCTGTCGCCCAGGCCGAACTCGAGGACCGCGAGATGCCGGGCGCGTACCACAAGATCCGCTTCGCCCGCGCCGACGGCCAGGGCTTCGTCGAGATCGACACCACGCGCCCCGAACTGATTCCGGCCTGCGTCGCGCTCGTCGCCCATCCCGACGATGCCCGGTACCAGCCGCTGTTCGGCACCGAGGTCGTGACGCCGCTGTTCGGCGTCAAGGTACCGATCCGCCCACATCACCTCGCCGATCCCGAGAAGGGCACCGGCATCGCGATGATCTGCACGTTCGGCGACCTGACCGACGTCATCTGGTGGCGTGAGCTGAACCTCCCGGTGCGCTCCATCATCGAGACCAACGGCACCTTGCGCCCAATCATGTTCGGCGGCGACACGTGGCCGTCGATCGACCCGGCGCGCGCCGAGCAGGCGTACGCGCCGCTGGTCGGCCGAGGTGCGTCGCAGGCACGCACCCGGGTCGTCGAGCAGCTCAAGGAGTCGGGCGATCTCGATGGCGATCCACGGCCGATCACGCACGCGGTGAAGTTCTACGAGAAAGGCGATCGCCCGCTCGAGATCGTCACCAGCCGCCAATGGTTCATCCGCACGATGAATCAGCGCGAGGCGTTGATCGCGCGCGGACGCACGCTCGAGTGGCACCCGGCCTACATGCGCGCGCGGTTCGAGAACTGGGTGGAAGGCCTCAACGGCGACTGGTGCGTGTCCCGTCAGCGCTTCTTCGGCGTGCCGTTCCCGGTGTGGTACCCGATTGCGGAAGACGGCACCGTGCGCTACGACGAGCCACTGCTGGCAGACGAGGCGCAGCTACCGATGGATCCCTCTACGGACGTCCCTGCCGGCTACGAGGCCGGGCAGCGCGGCGTGCCGGGCGGGTTCGTGGGCGACCCCGACGTGATGGACACCTGGGCGACGTCGTCACTGACGCCGCAGATCGTCGGCCAGTGGGGTGAGGACGCGAACTTCTTCGGCCGCGTCTTCCCGCTCGACCTGCGGCCGCAGGCGCACGACATCATCCGCACGTGGCTGTTCTCGACGGTGCTGCGTGCTCACCTCGAGCACGATGCGCTGCCGTGGAAACACGCCTCGATCTCCGGCTGGGTGCTGGATCCCGACCGCAAGAAGATGTCCAAGTCCAAGGGCAACGTCGTGACGCCCATGGGCTTGCTCGAGGAGCACGGATCGGACGCCGTCCGCTACTGGGCGGCCAGCGGCCGTCCCGGCGCGGACACCGCGTTCGACACCGGGCAGATGCGGGTCGGCCGTCGCCTCGCGATTAAGCTGCTCAACGCCGCAAAGTTCGCACTCGCGCGGACCGAGCCGATTGGCGCGGTGACCGCGCCGGTCGACCGCGGACTGGTGACCCGGCTCGCGACACTCGTGACCGACACCACCGCCGACCTCGAGGAGTACAACTACACCCGGGCGCTGGAGCGGACCGAGCAGTTCTTCTGGGATTTCTGCGACAACTACCTGGAGTTGGTGAAGGCACGCCGCTACGGGGATCTCGGCGTGGATGGCGCGGGCTCGGCCAACGCCGCGATGGTCGTCACGCTGCAGACGCTGCTGCGCCTGTTCGCGCCCTTCCTGCCGTACGTGACCGAGGAAGTGTGGTCGTGGTGGAAGGAAGGTTCGGTGCATCGGGCGACGTGGCCGACCGCTGCCGAGGTGCTCGCCGCCATCGACGGTGCCGGTGATGCCGCCGGAGACGATGCGCTCGCCATGGCGTCGTGGGCACTTGGCGAAATCCGGCGAACGAAGTCGGAAGCGAAGAAGCCGCTGCGCACGCCGGTCGTCGACTTCCACGTGACCGCGCCGGCCGCGGACCTGGCCTGCTTCGAGGCCGCTCGTGCGGACGTGGCTGCGTCAGGGTTCGTCCAGCGTGTCCGCACCTCGGAGGGCGAGGCCCGTGCCGCCACGATCGAGCTCGGCGAACTCGAGCCGGCACCCGAGGTCCGGGCGTGA
- the nadC gene encoding carboxylating nicotinate-nucleotide diphosphorylase: MNVPLMPLDKALYRELVRRALAEDMGWGDATTEGTIEDGQPGYGRLLAKQDCVIAGLDVAEEAFLQLDPTSTMVRHREDGDLCPAGTLVAEVTGRARALLTAERTALNIMQRLSGIATLTRHYVGAASGSSLIILDTRKTTPTLRVLEKYAVRAGGGTNHRFALDDGILIKDNHIALAGGVVEALRRMREAAVDMIVEVEVRSLEELDVALGAGASRILADNMDLATLAEAVRRAKGRAQIEVSGGVTLDRIPGIAATGADFVSVGALTHSAPAVDLSFKITPPP, encoded by the coding sequence GTGAACGTCCCGCTGATGCCGCTCGACAAGGCGCTGTACCGCGAACTGGTGCGACGGGCCCTGGCCGAGGACATGGGCTGGGGCGATGCCACGACCGAAGGCACGATCGAGGACGGGCAACCGGGATACGGGCGCCTGCTCGCCAAGCAGGACTGCGTCATCGCCGGCCTTGATGTTGCCGAGGAAGCGTTCCTGCAACTCGACCCGACCTCGACGATGGTGCGTCACCGTGAGGATGGCGACTTGTGTCCGGCGGGCACCCTCGTGGCCGAGGTCACCGGGAGGGCGCGGGCGTTGCTGACTGCCGAGCGCACCGCGTTGAACATCATGCAGCGCCTGTCCGGCATCGCCACGCTGACACGCCACTACGTGGGCGCGGCCAGTGGCTCGTCGCTCATCATCCTCGACACGCGCAAGACCACGCCGACGCTGCGGGTCCTCGAGAAGTACGCGGTGCGTGCCGGCGGCGGGACCAATCACCGCTTCGCGCTCGACGACGGCATCCTGATCAAGGACAACCACATCGCGCTGGCAGGGGGCGTGGTCGAAGCCCTGCGACGCATGCGGGAGGCTGCCGTGGACATGATTGTCGAGGTAGAGGTCCGCAGCCTCGAGGAACTCGACGTCGCACTTGGCGCCGGAGCCTCGCGCATCCTCGCCGACAACATGGACCTCGCCACGCTTGCCGAGGCCGTGCGCCGGGCGAAGGGGCGCGCGCAGATCGAAGTGTCGGGAGGTGTCACCCTCGACCGCATCCCGGGCATTGCCGCAACCGGTGCGGACTTCGTCTCGGTTGGCGCCCTCACGCACTCGGCGCCGGCGGTGGATCTGAGCTTCAAGATCACGCCGCCTCCGTGA
- a CDS encoding cobalamin B12-binding domain-containing protein, translating into MTDRPIRVVIAKPGLDGHDRGAKVIARALRDAGMEVIYTGLRQTPEQIASAALQEDADVIGLSILSGAHVHVCTALMELLRARGLDDVLVLVGGIIPDQDLPRLRAIGVQGIFLPGTPMDDIITFITGHVRRDTLEV; encoded by the coding sequence ATGACTGACCGTCCCATCCGCGTGGTGATCGCCAAGCCGGGCCTCGATGGCCATGATCGAGGCGCGAAGGTGATCGCGCGGGCGTTGCGCGATGCCGGTATGGAGGTGATCTACACGGGCCTGCGCCAGACCCCGGAGCAGATTGCGTCGGCGGCGTTGCAGGAGGACGCCGACGTGATCGGCCTGTCGATCCTGTCGGGGGCGCACGTGCACGTCTGCACGGCGCTGATGGAGCTGCTGCGTGCGCGTGGTCTGGACGACGTGCTCGTGCTGGTGGGCGGCATCATCCCGGACCAGGACCTGCCGCGACTGCGGGCCATCGGCGTGCAGGGCATCTTCCTTCCCGGGACGCCCATGGACGACATCATCACCTTCATCACCGGGCACGTCCGCCGCGACACCCTCGAGGTGTAG
- a CDS encoding aminotransferase class V-fold PLP-dependent enzyme, with product MSFLIAPAVHYLNCACMSPLPHSVEEARRAGMARKQRPWTIRPTDFFTEVDEVKAAFADVLGTPRREQVAVLPSVSYGMAIVARNVPFRPGQHIVVAGEQFPSNVHPWRRLAEQRGGDVRAVAPPDQRNGRAAAWNAALHDAIDERTAMLAIGHVHWADGTRFDLPRLAARAREVAAWVVIDGTQGVGALDFPFDDVRPDAVMCAAYKWLMGPYGVAIGWFGDVLQDGEPIEETWSGRRGSEDFRGLADYTDVYGPGSVRFDVGQRSNFIMLPMTIEALRLVKGWGTARIQAHCASLWGPVLEGLVEAGYAIEDAAWRGRHLVGVRPPASADSSVLAARLAAANVHVSWRGTSIRVSPHLYNTPEDMQALSAALTGHT from the coding sequence ATGTCCTTCCTCATCGCTCCCGCCGTCCACTACCTCAATTGCGCGTGCATGTCGCCGCTGCCGCACTCCGTGGAGGAGGCGAGACGAGCCGGCATGGCGCGGAAGCAGCGGCCCTGGACGATCCGGCCCACGGATTTCTTCACGGAGGTCGACGAGGTGAAGGCGGCATTCGCGGACGTCCTCGGGACGCCGCGGCGCGAGCAGGTCGCAGTGCTGCCAAGCGTCTCGTACGGCATGGCGATCGTCGCCCGCAACGTTCCGTTCCGGCCGGGGCAGCACATCGTCGTCGCCGGTGAACAGTTCCCGAGCAACGTCCATCCCTGGCGGCGCCTTGCCGAACAGCGCGGCGGCGACGTGCGCGCCGTGGCTCCACCCGACCAGCGCAATGGCCGCGCCGCGGCCTGGAACGCCGCGCTGCACGACGCGATCGACGAGCGGACCGCGATGTTGGCGATCGGCCACGTGCACTGGGCCGATGGCACGCGCTTCGACCTGCCACGGCTTGCCGCGCGGGCACGCGAGGTCGCCGCCTGGGTGGTGATCGATGGCACACAGGGGGTCGGCGCCCTCGACTTTCCGTTCGACGACGTGCGTCCCGATGCGGTGATGTGTGCCGCCTATAAGTGGTTGATGGGCCCGTACGGAGTCGCGATAGGCTGGTTCGGCGATGTCCTGCAGGACGGTGAGCCGATCGAGGAAACGTGGTCAGGGCGTCGCGGTAGCGAGGACTTCCGCGGCCTCGCCGACTACACCGACGTGTATGGGCCGGGCAGCGTTCGCTTCGACGTCGGGCAACGGTCCAACTTCATCATGCTGCCGATGACAATCGAGGCGCTGCGTCTGGTGAAGGGGTGGGGGACCGCACGGATCCAGGCGCACTGTGCCTCGTTGTGGGGGCCGGTTCTGGAAGGGCTCGTCGAGGCGGGATACGCGATCGAGGACGCGGCCTGGCGCGGCCGCCACCTGGTCGGCGTGCGGCCGCCCGCGAGCGCGGACTCGTCGGTGCTGGCGGCACGCCTCGCCGCGGCCAACGTACATGTCTCGTGGCGGGGGACGTCGATCCGCGTGTCGCCGCACCTGTACAACACACCCGAGGACATGCAGGCGCTCAGCGCCGCCTTGACGGGACATACGTAA
- a CDS encoding c-type cytochrome: MRLVLKVIAVVLACAVVIGVGGYSYLLLAYPKVGAASALRVEATPERVARGKYLSDHVAGCTECHSQRDWTRYAGPVKPETYGAGGEVWDESIGFPGHLVSRNITPSALGTWSDGEIVRAFTEGVARDGAPLFPLMPYTAYGQHMAQEDVQAVVAYVRTLPPRTQQIAERRLKFPLPLIVRTMPAKATAPATRPDPSDRVAYGGYLVELAACAECHTAVDSRRAPIAGMRLAGGREFPQPNGLIARSANLTPDATGTGGWAEALFIEKFKVYEDGAAHVPVKPTDFNTPMPWGAYSGMTREDLGAIFAYLQSLKPIVHQVEKVGRKDAATN, from the coding sequence ATGCGGCTCGTGTTGAAGGTGATCGCCGTCGTCCTGGCCTGCGCTGTCGTGATCGGCGTCGGCGGCTACTCGTACCTGTTGCTCGCGTACCCCAAGGTCGGCGCCGCGTCGGCCCTGCGCGTGGAGGCCACTCCCGAACGCGTCGCCCGCGGCAAGTACCTTTCCGATCACGTCGCGGGCTGCACCGAGTGCCACAGCCAGCGTGACTGGACACGGTATGCGGGGCCGGTCAAGCCGGAGACATATGGCGCTGGCGGCGAAGTGTGGGATGAAAGCATCGGTTTCCCGGGCCATCTCGTCTCCCGGAACATCACGCCGAGCGCCCTCGGGACCTGGTCCGACGGCGAAATCGTGCGAGCCTTCACCGAGGGCGTGGCGCGCGACGGCGCCCCGCTCTTCCCGCTGATGCCCTACACCGCGTACGGCCAGCACATGGCGCAGGAAGACGTCCAGGCTGTGGTTGCTTACGTGCGGACGCTCCCACCGCGTACACAGCAGATCGCCGAGCGCCGCCTGAAGTTTCCGCTCCCGCTCATCGTGCGGACCATGCCGGCAAAGGCGACCGCGCCGGCCACACGGCCAGATCCGTCCGACCGCGTCGCCTATGGCGGCTACCTCGTCGAGCTCGCCGCGTGCGCGGAGTGCCATACCGCGGTGGACTCGCGGCGAGCGCCGATTGCCGGGATGCGACTCGCTGGCGGGCGCGAATTCCCACAGCCCAACGGCCTGATCGCGCGATCGGCGAACCTGACACCTGACGCGACGGGCACCGGCGGCTGGGCCGAGGCGCTGTTCATCGAGAAGTTCAAGGTGTACGAAGACGGTGCGGCTCACGTGCCGGTCAAGCCGACCGACTTCAATACGCCGATGCCCTGGGGGGCCTATTCGGGCATGACCCGTGAGGATCTCGGCGCGATTTTCGCGTACCTGCAGAGCCTGAAGCCGATCGTTCACCAGGTGGAGAAGGTGGGCCGCAAGGACGCCGCGACCAACTAG
- a CDS encoding acyl-CoA mutase large subunit family protein, whose protein sequence is MKSAVAQDRDAARDIDRRPASLFTPADTAAVDYARDLGDPGQFPYTRGIHASGYGGKLWTMRQFAGFGTAADTNQRYRELLAAGGTGLSVAFDLPTLMGRDPDHPLSLGEVGKCGVSVVTLADMEALFAGIDLGAVTTSMTINAPASMLFAMYLVVAERQGVSWDRLSGTIQNDILKEFIAQKEYIYPPRLSMRLVVDTFRFCAERVPRWNTISVSGYHIREAGSTAAQELAFTLRDGVEYVQWGVDAGLDVDTFVPRISFFFNAHNDFFEEIAKYRAARRIWARVMRDRFGARSEKSWQLRFHTQTAGVSLTAQQPYNNVVRTALQALAGVLGGTNSLHTNSLDEALALPTTEAATLALRTQQVIAHESGVTSVVDPLGGSWYVEALTNRIEAEALDYFDRIDRMGGMVAAIEQGYPQREIAESAYRHQRAVDEQRTLVVGVNAFVAEQESRLPILYIDDSVGEMQVASVAAVKANRDNARVTAALGAMQDAARADGPLMEPILDAVREYATVGEMCDALRDVWGEYEERAEF, encoded by the coding sequence ATGAAATCAGCCGTCGCGCAGGATCGCGATGCGGCTCGCGACATCGATCGGAGGCCGGCGTCGCTGTTCACGCCAGCTGATACGGCAGCCGTCGACTACGCCCGCGACCTCGGCGACCCGGGGCAATTCCCCTACACGCGCGGCATCCATGCCTCCGGGTACGGCGGCAAGCTCTGGACGATGCGCCAGTTTGCCGGCTTCGGCACGGCCGCCGACACCAACCAGCGCTATCGCGAGTTACTGGCCGCGGGTGGCACCGGACTCAGTGTCGCGTTCGACCTGCCGACGCTGATGGGCCGGGACCCGGACCATCCGCTGTCGCTTGGCGAGGTGGGCAAGTGTGGTGTGAGCGTGGTCACGCTCGCCGACATGGAGGCGCTGTTTGCCGGCATCGATCTCGGGGCCGTGACGACCTCGATGACGATCAACGCGCCGGCGTCGATGCTGTTTGCGATGTACCTGGTCGTGGCCGAGCGGCAGGGCGTGTCCTGGGACCGGCTCTCGGGGACGATCCAGAACGACATCCTGAAGGAGTTCATCGCGCAGAAGGAGTACATCTATCCACCTCGTCTCTCGATGCGGCTGGTGGTCGACACGTTCCGTTTCTGCGCCGAGCGTGTGCCGCGCTGGAACACCATCTCGGTCAGCGGGTACCACATCCGCGAGGCCGGATCGACGGCCGCGCAGGAACTCGCCTTCACGCTGCGCGATGGTGTCGAGTACGTGCAGTGGGGCGTGGATGCGGGACTCGACGTCGACACGTTCGTGCCGCGGATCTCGTTCTTCTTCAACGCCCACAACGACTTCTTCGAGGAGATCGCGAAATACCGCGCGGCGCGACGCATCTGGGCGCGGGTGATGCGCGACCGGTTCGGCGCGCGGTCGGAGAAGTCCTGGCAACTGCGCTTCCACACGCAGACGGCGGGCGTCTCGCTGACGGCGCAGCAGCCCTACAACAACGTCGTCCGCACGGCGTTGCAGGCGCTCGCCGGCGTGCTTGGCGGCACCAACTCGCTCCACACCAACTCGCTCGACGAGGCCCTCGCGCTGCCGACCACGGAGGCGGCGACGCTCGCATTGCGGACGCAGCAGGTCATCGCCCACGAGAGCGGCGTGACGAGCGTGGTCGATCCCCTCGGTGGCTCCTGGTACGTGGAGGCCCTGACCAACCGCATCGAGGCCGAGGCACTCGACTACTTCGACCGGATCGACCGGATGGGCGGCATGGTCGCGGCCATCGAGCAAGGCTACCCACAGCGTGAGATTGCCGAGAGCGCCTACCGCCATCAGCGGGCGGTGGATGAGCAGCGCACGCTCGTTGTCGGCGTGAATGCGTTTGTGGCCGAGCAGGAATCGCGACTGCCGATCCTCTACATCGACGACTCGGTGGGCGAGATGCAGGTGGCAAGCGTCGCCGCGGTCAAGGCCAATCGTGACAACGCCCGGGTGACCGCTGCCCTCGGGGCGATGCAGGACGCCGCGCGCGCCGACGGCCCCCTGATGGAACCGATCCTCGATGCCGTGCGGGAGTACGCCACCGTCGGCGAAATGTGTGATGCGCTTCGCGATGTCTGGGGAGAGTACGAGGAACGTGCAGAGTTTTGA
- a CDS encoding response regulator, with amino-acid sequence MNYTLLLADDSVTVQRVIELTFADEGFKVVSFSDGDEVVGYLGAGHKPDVILADTTMPARDGYDVASWVRGQSSLSQVPVVLMTGAFEPIDDRRAEACQADAVLVKPFEPQQVVSLVKRMLGGERGESLGEFAPPRPGASVPAAESAVTLAPGLDTYASRLDQHLAARQGRATLARVEAPAPAAPVPVVEPVPAPADVNPVGPGSLASAFAAILAAERGEGLAPVVPTAMTLSGASIPDAVIEEIARRVVARLTDKVLREEVTARVLEVAERLISEEIERIKAGR; translated from the coding sequence ATGAATTACACGCTGTTGCTGGCCGATGACAGTGTCACGGTCCAGCGCGTGATCGAGCTGACCTTCGCCGACGAGGGCTTCAAGGTCGTCTCGTTCAGCGACGGCGACGAGGTGGTGGGCTACCTCGGCGCAGGCCACAAGCCTGACGTCATCCTCGCCGACACCACCATGCCGGCCCGCGATGGCTACGACGTCGCCTCGTGGGTCCGGGGGCAGTCATCGCTCTCCCAGGTGCCCGTGGTGCTGATGACGGGCGCCTTCGAGCCCATCGACGACCGCCGCGCCGAGGCCTGCCAGGCCGACGCGGTCCTCGTCAAGCCGTTCGAGCCGCAACAGGTCGTCTCGCTGGTTAAGCGGATGCTCGGTGGAGAACGGGGCGAATCGCTCGGCGAGTTCGCGCCGCCACGTCCCGGTGCCTCCGTTCCGGCTGCCGAGAGCGCCGTGACGCTCGCGCCCGGTCTCGACACTTACGCCTCGCGCCTCGATCAGCACCTGGCGGCGCGGCAGGGACGCGCTACCCTGGCCCGCGTCGAGGCACCGGCACCGGCGGCGCCTGTCCCGGTCGTCGAGCCGGTACCGGCCCCGGCAGACGTCAATCCGGTCGGCCCCGGTTCCCTCGCCAGTGCCTTTGCCGCCATCCTCGCCGCGGAACGTGGAGAAGGGCTGGCGCCGGTGGTCCCCACGGCCATGACGCTGTCAGGAGCCAGCATTCCCGACGCGGTGATCGAGGAGATTGCCCGTCGCGTCGTGGCCAGGCTGACCGACAAGGTCCTGCGCGAGGAGGTCACGGCGCGGGTGCTCGAGGTGGCCGAGCGGCTGATCTCCGAGGAAATCGAGCGCATCAAGGCCGGGCGCTAA
- a CDS encoding biotin--[acetyl-CoA-carboxylase] ligase yields the protein MSTDLATWLAAVRTGVAAAGVDAGAFGQHVSVLTTTGSTNDDVARAAFDGAPEGYTVIAGEQTAGRGRRGAAWHSPAARGLYLSTLLRPDRWTAVRTDPASPASTLVTLMAGVAVVSAIGDVCQSPATELKWPNDIMVRRGRPSAVGLRPSNGAVRGATPAFVHETVGPVLRTRPDDDHASLAGPPWRKLGGILAEGASEGGTLRTVVLGIGVNLHRCEAPADIAARMITLDDLMPTGVITPATLSSLVSAVLRHLRRGVDLLTRDAVEDVRTRWRRHAPSVEGTAVRWHALGETRRGRAAGIDDTGALRVRLDGGAHVTVHGGEIEWHLEDREA from the coding sequence GTGAGCACCGACCTCGCCACGTGGCTCGCGGCTGTACGCACCGGCGTCGCGGCGGCCGGCGTGGACGCAGGCGCGTTCGGGCAGCACGTGTCCGTCCTCACCACCACCGGCTCGACCAACGACGACGTGGCACGGGCCGCGTTCGACGGCGCACCGGAGGGGTACACCGTCATCGCGGGCGAACAGACCGCGGGACGAGGCCGGCGCGGTGCCGCCTGGCACTCGCCGGCGGCACGTGGCCTCTATCTGTCGACGCTCCTGCGCCCCGATCGTTGGACCGCCGTCCGCACCGACCCTGCCTCGCCTGCCTCGACGCTCGTCACGCTGATGGCCGGTGTCGCTGTCGTCTCGGCCATCGGCGACGTCTGTCAGTCGCCGGCCACCGAGCTGAAATGGCCCAACGACATCATGGTGCGCCGGGGGCGGCCGTCGGCCGTCGGCCTTCGGCCTTCGAACGGTGCAGTGCGTGGCGCCACGCCAGCATTCGTGCATGAGACGGTAGGGCCGGTTCTCCGAACCCGGCCTGACGACGATCATGCATCGCTTGCCGGTCCTCCCTGGCGCAAGCTGGGGGGTATCCTCGCGGAGGGCGCCAGCGAAGGCGGTACGCTCAGGACCGTCGTCCTCGGCATCGGCGTGAACCTGCACCGTTGCGAGGCGCCGGCTGACATCGCCGCGCGCATGATCACCCTCGACGACCTGATGCCCACCGGCGTCATCACGCCTGCCACGCTGTCGTCGCTCGTGAGTGCCGTGCTCAGGCACCTGCGTCGCGGCGTCGACTTGCTGACCCGTGATGCGGTCGAGGACGTGCGCACGCGCTGGCGCCGGCATGCGCCGTCGGTCGAGGGCACGGCAGTGCGCTGGCATGCCCTTGGCGAAACGCGGCGCGGACGGGCGGCAGGCATCGACGACACCGGTGCTCTGCGCGTGCGACTGGACGGCGGCGCCCACGTCACCGTTCATGGCGGCGAGATCGAATGGCACCTGGAGGATCGAGAGGCCTGA